Sequence from the bacterium genome:
CCGGCGAAGGCGGCGTCACCGTGCAACACCAGCGGCAGCACGCCGGCGGTGCAGGCTCCGGGCAGCGCCCGGGTGCCCGGCGCCCGGGCCGTCTCCCCCTCCGAAGGCGAGCGGTCCGGGGCGGCTGCGTCGTCGCGGTCCGTCTCCGCGGTGGCCGGTGCGAGAGCACACTCCGTCGCTCCCTCGGTCTCGAGGCGGTCCATGCGGGCCTTGGCCATGCCCACCACCACCGGGCCCACGGCCTCCAGGTGCGACGGGTTGGCCGCGAGGTCCACTCGCAGCGGGTTCCCGGCGAGGCTGGTGAACTTGCCGCTCATCCCCAGGTGGTACTTCACGTCGCCCGAGCCCTGCACGGCGTCGGGATCGATGGCGCCCTCGAACTCCCGGAAGAGCTGGCCGTAGGACTTGCCGACGATGTTGACCAGCACGTTCAACCGGCCCCGGTGGGCCATGCCCATGATCGCCGAGTGCATGCCGGCGTCGGCCGCCTCGCTCAGGATGGCGTCGATGGTGGGGATGACGCTCTCGGCGCCCTCGAGGCCGAAGCGCTTCTGGCCCACGTAGCGGGTGCCCAGGAAGCGTTCCAGGGCCTCAGCCGCGTTCAGCCGGTCCAGGATGCGCAGCTTGTCGTCGTTGCTCAGCTCCGGCTGGGGCCCCTCCACCTGCTCGCGGATCCAGCGCTTCTCGGCGGGGTCCAGGATGTGGGTGTAGTCCACGCCGAGGGTGCGGCAGTAGGCGTTGCGCAGCAGCCGCAGGATCTCCCGCAGCGGCAGGCGGTCACGGCCCCCGGCGGCGGCCGCCAGCCCGTTGGCCTCGTTCACCTCGAACTCCCGGTCGAGGTCCCAGATGGTGAGCCCGTGGCCGGCCGGGTCGAGGTCCTGGTGGAGGTCGGGTTCGTTCAGCGCCAGGGGATCCAGTTCGGCGATGAGGTGGCCCCGGTCGCGGTGGGCGGCGATGAGGGCGTCCACCTGCGACTGCTTCACCGCCATGGCCGTCGTGGCGTCAGTGCCCATGACGTCGCGCCGCCACTCCACCTCCTTGTAGGGCACGTCCAGGTCCCGGAAGATGTCGTGGTAGAAGCCGTGCTCGCCGATGAGCAGGTCGTGGACGCTCGCCAGGAAGTCGCCCGACTGGGCTCCCTGGATGATGCGGTGGTCGTAGGTCGAGGACAGCACCACCACCTTGGAGACCCCCCAACCCGCCAGGGTGTGCGGGTCGGCCCCCTGGAACGCAGCCGGGTAGTCGATGGCTCCCACGCCCACGATGAGTCCCTGGCCGGTCATCAGCCGGGGCACCGACCAGCGGGTGCCCAGCATCCCCGGGTTCGTGAGCGTGACGGTGGTGCCGGCGAAGTCGTCGGCGGTGAGGCGGTTGCCGCGGGTGCGCCGGATCAGCTCGTCGTAGGCCTCGATGAAGTCCCGGAAGCCCAGCTCCTCGGCGTGGCGCAGGCACGGCACCAGCAGCGTGCGGGTGCCGTCGGAGCGCTCGTGGTCCACGGCCAGACCCAGGCCCACATGAGGATGGCGCACCACCCTCGGCCGGCCGTCGGGGCCGTGATGGAACGAGGTGTTCATCTCCGGGTTGCGATCGGCGACCGCCCGCACCACGGCGTAGGCGATGAGGTGGGTGTAGCTGACCCTGGCGCCCCGGGTGCGGCCCAGATGGCCGTTGATCACCATGCGGTTGACCTCCAGCAGCTTCGCCGGGACCTCCCGGAAGCTGGTGGCCACCGGCACCGCCAGGCTGGCCTCCATGTTGGCGGCGAGGCGGGCGCTGGGGCCGCGCAACGGCTCGCCCTCGGGGGGCGCTTCGGTCACCGGGGCCAGGTCGCTGCGGGCGGGCACCGCGGCGGGACCGGCGGGGGGCGCCGCCGGCTCGGCCTCGGGGGGCGCCGCCTCGGGGATGTGCGAGCGGTAGTCGGCGAAGAAGTCGCGCCAGCCGGCGCTGACCGATTCGGGGTCCGCCTGGTAGCGGGCGAACATCTCCTCGATCAGCCAGGCGTTCTGGCCGCTCGGGAAGGCGGAGGGTGGAGCCTCGTCCGACGCCACGATTCGAGTCTACGAGAGCGCCCCGTTCGGCTGCGAGTCGGCGGCGGCCCTCCCCGCCCCTGTCGCGTCGTCATTCCGGCGGAGGCCGGAATCCATTCGGCGGCGGCCCCCGCTGTCCCCGCCCCTGTCTCGTCGTCATTCCGGCGGAGGCCGGAATCCATTCGGCGGCGGCCCCCGCTGTCCCCGCCCCTGTCTCGTCGTCATTCCGGCGGAGGCCGGAATCCAGTAGGCGGCGGCCCTCGTGTGGTCCCGTTGGCCGGTCCTTAGGAGATGGCGCCGCGGCTAGGGTGCGCCCGTGCGCCTGGCGACGTGGAACGTGAACTCGCTGCGGGCACGGATGGAGCGGGTGGAGCCCTGGCTGGCGGCCGTCGAGCCCGACGTTCTGTGCATGCAGGAGACGAAGCTCGCCACCGAGGATTTCCCCCACATGGCGTTCGAGGCGCTGGGCTACGAGTGCGTCCACCACGGCGAGGGCCGCTGGAACGGGGTGGCCGTCTGCAGCCGCTTGGGCTTGGAGGACACCGCTGCCGGGTTCGCCGACGGGGCGGGCGAGGACCGCGACGCCCGGATCGTTTGGGCCACATGCGGCGGCGTGCGGGTGGCCAGCGTGTACGTGCCCAACGGCCGCGAGGTCGGCCACGACCACTACCACTACAAGCTGGCCTGGTTCGGCCGGCTGCGGGCGCACTTGGAGGCGGTCTGCGACCCTGCCGGCGAGGTCGTCGTGGCGGGCGACTTCAACGTGGCGCCCGAGGACCGCGACGTCTGGGACATCGAGGTGTTCGCGGAGTCCACCCACGTCACCGAGCCCGAGCGTGCTGCCTGGCGGGCCGTCGGCGACTGGGGCCTGGTGGACGTGTTCCGCCGGCGCTTTCCCGGCGTCGACGGCCTCTACACCTTCTGGGACTACCAGGCGGGCCGCTTCCACAAGCGCCAGGGCATGCGCATCGACCACGTGCTGGCTTCGGAGTCGCTGGCCGCCCGCGCCGCCGGCATCGTCGTGGACCGCAACGCCCGCAAGGGTGCCAAGCCCTCCGACCACGCCCCGCTCGTGGTGGACTTCGACCTTTACGAGCGAGCGCGCCAATGATCGATCGCTCCGCGACTCCGGCCCGCCGTCATTCCGGCGGAGGCCGGAATCCAGCCGCGCGAGGCTCGACCGGCGTGGCCCATCCTGCCCGTCGTCATTCCGGCGGAGGCCGGAATCCAGCCGCGCGAGGCTCGACCGGCGTGGCCCATGATCGGTCCCGCGGGCACGCCGCGCGGGGCGGTTGCTCCTGATGTTCGCCGCCGCCAGTGATCTGGCGCACGCCGAGTACGACCTGCTGGTCTTCTGGGTGCAGTTGCTGGCGCTGGTGGTGGGCGCCCGCACTCTCGGCTGGGTGATGGTGCAGCTGGGCCTGCCGCGGGTGATCGGCGAGCTGGGCGCCGGCGTGATCCTCGGCCCGTCGCTGTTCGGGCATTACTTTCCCGAGCAGTTCGAGTGGTTCCTGCCCGCCGGCGCCGAGCAGGCCGCCGCGCTGCTGACCGTCAGCTGGATCGGCGTGGCGCTGCTGCTGGTGCTGGCCGGCTTCGAGACCGACCTGGGTCTGATCACCAAGCTGGGCCGCCCGGCGGTGCTGGTTGCGGTGGGCAGCATGCTGGTGCCCGCCGGCGCCGGCAGCATCGTGGGCTGGCTGATCCCGGGGGAGTTCCTGGGCCCCGATGCCACACGCAGCACTTTCCTGCTGTTCGTGGCCCTGGCCGTCAGCGTCTCGGCGCTGGCGGTGGTGGCCAAGATCCTCTCCGACCTGGGCCTCATGCGGCGCGACTTCGGCCAGATCACCGTGGCGGTGGGCATGGCCAACGACGTGGTGGGCTGGGTGCTGCTGGGCGTCCTGACCAGCGTGGTGGCCGCCGGCGGCGTGTCCGCGACCGACATCCTGATCTCGGTC
This genomic interval carries:
- a CDS encoding exodeoxyribonuclease III, with protein sequence MRLATWNVNSLRARMERVEPWLAAVEPDVLCMQETKLATEDFPHMAFEALGYECVHHGEGRWNGVAVCSRLGLEDTAAGFADGAGEDRDARIVWATCGGVRVASVYVPNGREVGHDHYHYKLAWFGRLRAHLEAVCDPAGEVVVAGDFNVAPEDRDVWDIEVFAESTHVTEPERAAWRAVGDWGLVDVFRRRFPGVDGLYTFWDYQAGRFHKRQGMRIDHVLASESLAARAAGIVVDRNARKGAKPSDHAPLVVDFDLYERARQ
- a CDS encoding 2-oxoglutarate dehydrogenase E1 component; amino-acid sequence: MASDEAPPSAFPSGQNAWLIEEMFARYQADPESVSAGWRDFFADYRSHIPEAAPPEAEPAAPPAGPAAVPARSDLAPVTEAPPEGEPLRGPSARLAANMEASLAVPVATSFREVPAKLLEVNRMVINGHLGRTRGARVSYTHLIAYAVVRAVADRNPEMNTSFHHGPDGRPRVVRHPHVGLGLAVDHERSDGTRTLLVPCLRHAEELGFRDFIEAYDELIRRTRGNRLTADDFAGTTVTLTNPGMLGTRWSVPRLMTGQGLIVGVGAIDYPAAFQGADPHTLAGWGVSKVVVLSSTYDHRIIQGAQSGDFLASVHDLLIGEHGFYHDIFRDLDVPYKEVEWRRDVMGTDATTAMAVKQSQVDALIAAHRDRGHLIAELDPLALNEPDLHQDLDPAGHGLTIWDLDREFEVNEANGLAAAAGGRDRLPLREILRLLRNAYCRTLGVDYTHILDPAEKRWIREQVEGPQPELSNDDKLRILDRLNAAEALERFLGTRYVGQKRFGLEGAESVIPTIDAILSEAADAGMHSAIMGMAHRGRLNVLVNIVGKSYGQLFREFEGAIDPDAVQGSGDVKYHLGMSGKFTSLAGNPLRVDLAANPSHLEAVGPVVVGMAKARMDRLETEGATECALAPATAETDRDDAAAPDRSPSEGETARAPGTRALPGACTAGVLPLVLHGDAAFAGQGVVTETLHMSQLDGYWVGGTIHLAINNQVGFTATASEGRSSPYPTDVARMIQAPIFHVNGDDPEACVRAGRLAFRYRRRWGKDVVIDLWCYRRHGHNEGDDPSITQPLMYNRIAEHRPVRKGYVERLVLQDEIDMTTATGALDGFESMLHEALDDTRAQLPEVQSLALPPKPPTGALPDIDTTVPLDELRDIYQVLSRLPEGFSVHPRVARHLGARDRMFADSEADWALAETLAFGSLLRRGTSVRLSGQDSRRGTFSQRHSTFVDNVTGAEHTPLAALCAPRTRLWIYDSLLSEYAALGFEYGYSLANPEVLTLWEAQFGDFANGAQIIIDQFLVAAVDKWRQGSGLVLLLPHGFEGQGPEHSSARIERFLSLSAEDNMTLAQPTTAAQYFHLLRRQALWDLGRPLVVFSPKSLLRARPARSPLEEFAGGSFRAVLDDPAPPRGADRVVLCSGKVGHEAAAKRDSLAANMAVVRIEQLYPWPAAEIAETLAGYPHAAEVVWLQDEPRNMGAWNFARDRLADTLDGTRLVCVSRPESASPATGSRQIHLQEQTQLLNAAFASLDAIEMLLT